A single Populus alba chromosome 7, ASM523922v2, whole genome shotgun sequence DNA region contains:
- the LOC118049717 gene encoding LOB domain-containing protein 4, translating to MKESGRKLGALSPCAACKLLRRRCAQDCVFAPYFPADEPQKFASVHKVFGASNVNKMLQELPEHQRSDAVSSMVYEANARVRDPVYGCVGAISSLQRQIDSLQTQLALAQAEVVHMRVRQFTSSSNYPGAMDMAVDQATMGESLWSC from the exons ATGAAGGAGAGTGGTCGAAAACTTGGTGCACTTTCGCCATGCGCAGCATGCAAGCTTCTTAGGAGGAGATGTGCTCAAGACTGTGTGTTTGCTCCTTACTTTCCAGCTGACGAGCCTCAGAAGTTTGCCAGTGTGCACAAGGTCTTTGGTGCTAGCAATGTCAACAAAATGTTACAG GAATTACCTGAGCACCAACGAAGTGATGCAGTAAGTTCCATGGTGTATGAAGCAAATGCAAGGGTTCGTGATCCAGTTTATGGTTGTGTTGGTGCAATATCATCTTTGCAGAGACAAATTGATTCACTACAAACCCAGTTGGCACTCGCACAGGCAGAGGTAGTGCACATGAGAGTGCGGCAATTCACTTCTTCTTCCAATTATCCAGGAGCCATGGACATGGCAGTTGACCAGGCCACCATGGGAGAGTCCCTGTGGTCATGCTAG